The sequence TGTTGACCGCAAGGCATCTGCTTGGGCTTTCCCGCGCCCTTCCGCCACTGCTTCGGCAAAATTCGCAAAAAGGATGGTAAAGAACAGAATCAGGGTTACTAAACCGTTGTAGAGACGCTGATTTTCACCGGGTGCAACCCCAAATAGATCGGGAAAAATTGTCAAAATTGCTGTGATAATTGTCCCCACCCACACCACAAACATGACAGGGTTTTTCAGCATGATACGGGGATTAAGTTTGACAAAGGCTTCCCGAAATGCCCGTTTATAAAGTCCTTTGGTATTAACTTTGCGCTGTTTCTTTTCTTGTCGCCGTTTTGGGCTTCGAGGAGGTTGAGTTTGAGGGTGATTTTGTCGTTGTTGTGTATTCATAAATTCTCTTCTTCGGCTCTAAAAAAGGGAGGGGAGATAGATGTTGCTATCACCTTGAATAAATTGGGGAAATTGCCTGGAAAATCCTCTTTTTAAGGGTGATTTAGGAGGAGCAAAATTTACCATCATTTGTCACTAGCAACTTAGCTCTAATGCAAATTCAATCCTTCGGCAATAGGTCCTAAAACTAACACTGGAAGGAATGTCAGCGCACCCAGAATTAAAATGATTCCTGCTGTCACACCTGTAAATAAAGGCGTATCCGTTCGTAACGTTCCAGGAGTTTCGGGAACAGGTTGTTTGCGATACATATTATCTGCCAATAAAACTAGGGCAATTAAAGGAATGTAACGTCCTCCTAGCAAGCTGATACTAGCGGTTAAATTCCACCAAAGGGTGTTATCATTTAATCCTTCAAATCCCGAACCATTGTTAGCCGCCGCCGAGGTATATTCATAAATAACTTGAGAAACTCCATGAAAACCAGGGTTAGTAATTCCCGCAAGCCCAATTACATCCGGATAGCCAACGGTATCAGGAAAAGCCATTGTAATCGCACCCGGAATTAAAATCATAATCGGGTGAACTAACAAGATGACACTGGCTAAAACAATCTCTTTTTTTTCAATCTTGCGTCCGAGAAATTCTGGTGTCCGCCCAACCATTAATCCTGTCAAGAAAACTGTCAAAATTAAGAACACAAATAAATAAGCTGTTCCCGTTCCTTGACCGCCCCAGACAATTTGTAGGAACATATTAAATAAGGTAGAAAATCCTCCGGGTGGCATTAAGGAATCGTGCATTCCATTCACTGCACCACACATTGTCCCCGTAGTAGTAACAGCCCAAAGTGCCGTTTGCGCCCAGCCAAAACGCACTTCTTTGCCTTCTAAATTAGGAGCTTGTTGATTAATAATATTGTTAACAATGGGATTCCCTTGAAATTCACCAATGGCTGAAATAGTAATCAGAATGACATAGATAATAAAGACCATACCAAAGATGAGCCATCCCTGCTTTTTATTTCCTGTCATAATTCCATAGGTGTAAATTAAAGAAGCGGGAATACAAACCATGGTTAGGGTTTCGATTAAGTTAGTCAGTCCATGAGGATTTTCAAAAGGATGGGCTGAATTGATCCCGAAAAATCCTCCGCCGTTTTCTCCTAATTCTTTGATAATTTCAAAGTGAGCAACCGGACCTCGTGCGATCGCTTGAGGAACACCCTCTAATGTGGTCGCAATTGCTGGTTCTTGGATAGTTTCAGGAACGCCTAATGCCACTAAAATAATTGCCCCAATCAAAGAAATGGGTAACAAAATGCGAGTAATACTGCGGGTTAAATCAACATAAAAATTACCGATTTCTCTTCCGCTTAAACCTCGAATAAAGGCAATAGCAACCGCTAATCCTGTTGCTGCTGAGGTAAACATTAGAAATCCCAATGCTAGCACTTGAGAGGCATAACTAAACGTAGTTTCACCGGAATAATGCTGTTGATTTGTATTAGTAACAAAAGAAATAGCGGTATGTAATGCCAAATCCCAACTCGGTGCAGCTAAATTCACCGGATTGAGGGGTAAAATCCCCTGAAGTATGAAGATTAGATACACGAGAATAAACATAACCAGGTTACTCAATAAGATAGCGCGAATGTATTGCCAACCTGTCATATTTTGTTGATAGCGAACTCCGCTCAGAACATAAATGGCTCGTTCGAGAGGATTGAAAATAGGATCGAGAAATGTTCTTTGTTTTTGATATACTTTCGCCATATAGCTACCCAAAAAAGGGACTATTGCTACTAAGATGACGAGGGTTAAACCGATTTGAAAAAAACCTTGTGTCATAATCTTTATAATTACATCAACCAAAAGAAGTATTCTTTTATTTCACTTGGAAAAGGCTCTCTTGGAAGCAACATTTACATGAT comes from Oscillatoria salina IIICB1 and encodes:
- the kdpA gene encoding potassium-transporting ATPase subunit KdpA; the encoded protein is MTQGFFQIGLTLVILVAIVPFLGSYMAKVYQKQRTFLDPIFNPLERAIYVLSGVRYQQNMTGWQYIRAILLSNLVMFILVYLIFILQGILPLNPVNLAAPSWDLALHTAISFVTNTNQQHYSGETTFSYASQVLALGFLMFTSAATGLAVAIAFIRGLSGREIGNFYVDLTRSITRILLPISLIGAIILVALGVPETIQEPAIATTLEGVPQAIARGPVAHFEIIKELGENGGGFFGINSAHPFENPHGLTNLIETLTMVCIPASLIYTYGIMTGNKKQGWLIFGMVFIIYVILITISAIGEFQGNPIVNNIINQQAPNLEGKEVRFGWAQTALWAVTTTGTMCGAVNGMHDSLMPPGGFSTLFNMFLQIVWGGQGTGTAYLFVFLILTVFLTGLMVGRTPEFLGRKIEKKEIVLASVILLVHPIMILIPGAITMAFPDTVGYPDVIGLAGITNPGFHGVSQVIYEYTSAAANNGSGFEGLNDNTLWWNLTASISLLGGRYIPLIALVLLADNMYRKQPVPETPGTLRTDTPLFTGVTAGIILILGALTFLPVLVLGPIAEGLNLH